A window of the Diorhabda carinulata isolate Delta chromosome 1, icDioCari1.1, whole genome shotgun sequence genome harbors these coding sequences:
- the LOC130892183 gene encoding uncharacterized protein LOC130892183 isoform X2, with amino-acid sequence MCEEDNKMDLDKMVQLTIKKDHNKNGKSLNFVKRKSAGKVGYHGVANGRRSGQEIKVRNRQSPRKASNMAERKEQSRSNNCQFCNDNGGPNILGVDWLDAFGVGFEVVNQVNVDKRIGEILKKFPDVVTKKIDANKKVPLHRLQLNNHQHQLIAQ; translated from the exons ATGTGcgaagaagataataaaatgGATTTGGACAAAATGGTTCAACTCACGATTAAGAAGGACCacaacaaaaatggaaaatccTTAAATTTCGTGAAGAGAAAATCGGCGGGAAAAGTTGGGTATCATGGTGTTGCAAATGGTAGAAGATCAGGACAGGAAATAAAAGTACGCAATCGTCAGTCACCGCGCAAGGCCAGCAACATGGCGGAACGGAAGGAACAATCAAGGAGCAATAATTGTCAGTTTTGCAATG ATAATGGTGGACCAAATATATTGGGAGTCGACTGGCTGGATGCATTTGGTGTCGGGTTCGAGGTGGTGAATCAGGTCAATGTAGATAAAAGAATtggtgaaattttaaaaaaatttccggATGTTGTCACTAAGAAGATTG atGCCAATAAAAAAGTTCCATTACATCGTCTGCAACTGAACAATCATCAACATCAGCTGATAGCTCAATAG
- the LOC130892183 gene encoding uncharacterized protein LOC130892183 isoform X1, with the protein MCEEDNKMDLDKMVQLTIKKDHNKNGKSLNFVKRKSAGKVGYHGVANGRRSGQEIKVRNRQSPRKASNMAERKEQSRSNNCQFCNDNGGPNILGVDWLDAFGVGFEVVNQVNVDKRIGEILKKFPDVVTKKIDDILHFDKRNRRKTSGNIGESFGNTKKSGVDS; encoded by the exons ATGTGcgaagaagataataaaatgGATTTGGACAAAATGGTTCAACTCACGATTAAGAAGGACCacaacaaaaatggaaaatccTTAAATTTCGTGAAGAGAAAATCGGCGGGAAAAGTTGGGTATCATGGTGTTGCAAATGGTAGAAGATCAGGACAGGAAATAAAAGTACGCAATCGTCAGTCACCGCGCAAGGCCAGCAACATGGCGGAACGGAAGGAACAATCAAGGAGCAATAATTGTCAGTTTTGCAATG ATAATGGTGGACCAAATATATTGGGAGTCGACTGGCTGGATGCATTTGGTGTCGGGTTCGAGGTGGTGAATCAGGTCAATGTAGATAAAAGAATtggtgaaattttaaaaaaatttccggATGTTGTCACTAAGAAGATTG acgacattttacattttgacaagagaaacagaagaaaaacaTCTGGCAACATTGGAGAAAGTTTTggaaatactaaaaaaagcGGGGTTGACAGTTAA